A part of Terriglobus roseus genomic DNA contains:
- the hemC gene encoding hydroxymethylbilane synthase — translation MHLRIGSRGSRLALWQSNHIAAHLRALGHTTEILIIRTTGDRMQDPAFAATIIGPDGKTPANVDGKGIFIKEIEEALAAGTIDLAVHSLKDLPTELDAQFTLAAIPERADPRDVLLVPDWLQIHTLPANARIGTTSPRRMAQLRALNPEFQFVAIRGNIDTRIRKLGRGDCDALVLAAAGIDRLGTRLLKPVELDPRHPEFGRPPHIECITHPDHDHLADHDHGDELPGQADWIRQRFDPEMLCPSPGQGALAIETRAGDTRTIAAIQVLDDATTRYAVESERWLLHALGGGCSLPVGALCIQEQGRAKLHAVVAAPDGECVVTATLYAAEGESAQSFGSRGAQTLVEQGARELLAEGFAGVEAE, via the coding sequence ATGCACCTGCGAATTGGTTCCCGCGGCTCGCGGCTCGCGTTATGGCAAAGCAATCACATCGCTGCGCACCTGCGCGCGCTGGGACACACCACTGAGATTCTGATTATCCGCACGACGGGTGACCGTATGCAGGACCCCGCCTTTGCCGCGACGATCATCGGCCCTGATGGCAAAACACCAGCGAATGTCGACGGCAAAGGCATCTTCATCAAGGAAATTGAAGAAGCACTTGCGGCTGGAACGATTGACCTTGCGGTCCATTCGTTGAAAGATCTTCCAACGGAGTTGGATGCGCAGTTCACGCTGGCGGCGATTCCGGAACGCGCCGACCCGCGTGATGTTCTGCTAGTTCCGGACTGGTTGCAGATTCACACGCTGCCTGCGAATGCGCGTATTGGCACGACATCACCACGTCGCATGGCGCAGTTGCGCGCTCTCAATCCAGAGTTCCAGTTTGTCGCGATCCGCGGCAATATCGACACACGCATCCGTAAGCTGGGGCGCGGTGATTGCGATGCGTTGGTATTGGCTGCCGCAGGAATTGATCGCCTTGGAACAAGGCTGTTGAAGCCAGTGGAGCTTGATCCGCGGCATCCAGAGTTTGGTCGTCCGCCGCACATCGAGTGCATTACGCATCCGGATCACGATCATCTTGCCGATCATGACCACGGTGATGAACTTCCGGGACAGGCGGATTGGATTCGTCAGCGTTTTGATCCAGAGATGCTATGTCCTTCACCGGGGCAGGGTGCTCTTGCGATCGAGACACGCGCAGGTGACACAAGGACCATTGCCGCTATCCAGGTGCTGGACGATGCGACGACGCGTTATGCCGTGGAAAGCGAACGCTGGCTGCTGCATGCGCTAGGCGGAGGATGCTCGTTGCCCGTTGGCGCACTTTGCATTCAGGAACAGGGCCGCGCAAAGCTTCATGCAGTAGTGGCAGCGCCCGATGGCGAATGCGTAGTGACTGCGACGCTATACGCGGCAGAAGGCGAATCCGCACAGAGCTTCGGCTCGCGTGGTGCCCAGACGCTAGTCGAGCAGGGCGCGCGCGAATTGCTGGCGGAAGGCTTTGCCGGGGTGGAGGCCGAGTAA
- a CDS encoding uroporphyrinogen-III synthase: MAPRVLVTRAPHQASALGDALAAHGLRVASVPTIALAPPSDEYATLDRVLVRLDEFDWILFTSANAVAVFAERLEDEAVPLTCGIASIGAATSKALRDAGFPVRLQAQTAIAESLAKSLLPHARGASMLLVRAEQGRDVLIEILEEAGAEVTLAPAYRTVIPTESVERLKRELPTVDAITFTSSSSVQNLFALLDAAGLTLSKEMVLASIGPITTASLKEQGLRPTVEAREATVISLASAVATALRHRA; this comes from the coding sequence TTGGCTCCCCGTGTTCTGGTCACACGTGCCCCGCACCAGGCATCGGCGCTGGGAGATGCACTGGCCGCGCATGGTCTGCGCGTCGCTTCCGTACCCACCATTGCGCTCGCTCCTCCCAGCGACGAGTACGCCACGCTGGACCGCGTTCTCGTCCGTCTGGATGAGTTCGATTGGATTCTGTTCACCTCTGCGAACGCAGTTGCTGTCTTCGCAGAAAGGCTTGAGGATGAGGCTGTTCCGTTAACCTGCGGCATCGCCAGCATTGGCGCGGCTACCAGCAAAGCATTGCGCGACGCGGGCTTTCCTGTGCGTCTGCAGGCGCAGACAGCCATCGCAGAGTCTCTCGCGAAATCGCTGTTACCACACGCCCGTGGTGCCTCCATGCTGCTGGTGCGCGCAGAGCAGGGAAGAGACGTCCTGATCGAAATACTCGAAGAGGCTGGCGCTGAAGTCACTTTGGCCCCTGCCTATCGCACAGTGATTCCTACGGAATCGGTGGAGCGGTTGAAACGCGAACTGCCTACGGTAGACGCCATCACCTTCACCAGTTCCTCTTCGGTGCAGAACCTGTTTGCGTTACTCGATGCTGCCGGTCTGACTCTGTCCAAGGAAATGGTGCTGGCATCCATTGGTCCTATTACCACCGCATCGCTCAAGGAGCAGGGACTGAGGCCCACGGTAGAGGCGCGAGAGGCCACCGTAATATCGCTGGCTTCCGCGGTTGCGACGGCGCTCCGACATCGCGCATAA
- a CDS encoding sigma-70 family RNA polymerase sigma factor gives MNANAVKSVSASFVDASGMVSSSGGYGTSHSVAAAMPVTTQFDTLLEHRAQFLAFLERRLHDRNKAEDILQAAYIRALEHEGNVQEHESVVGWFYRVLRNAVIDSYRRHSVENEGLAVLAREMEDAATPPVDLRDEVCLCLKSAVDSLSPDYAELLREVDLADEPLAAYAQKRDLTSNNAAVRAHRARAALRKALIRSCGACAEHHCENCTCKRC, from the coding sequence ATGAATGCCAATGCGGTGAAGTCTGTGTCTGCGTCATTTGTGGATGCAAGCGGAATGGTTAGTTCCTCAGGCGGCTACGGAACATCTCATTCTGTAGCCGCTGCCATGCCTGTAACCACACAATTCGACACACTTCTGGAACACCGAGCGCAGTTTCTTGCGTTTTTGGAGCGTCGTCTGCATGACCGCAATAAGGCAGAAGACATTCTGCAAGCGGCCTACATCCGTGCGCTGGAACACGAAGGCAATGTGCAGGAGCATGAGTCGGTTGTGGGGTGGTTTTATCGAGTCCTGCGTAATGCGGTGATCGATTCGTACCGCAGACACAGTGTGGAGAACGAAGGTCTCGCAGTGCTGGCGAGAGAGATGGAAGATGCCGCTACCCCGCCTGTCGACCTGCGCGATGAGGTGTGTCTTTGTTTGAAGTCGGCGGTGGATTCGCTGTCGCCTGACTATGCGGAACTACTGCGCGAAGTGGATCTTGCAGATGAACCGCTTGCTGCCTATGCCCAGAAGCGAGATTTGACCAGCAACAACGCCGCAGTGCGAGCGCATCGTGCGCGTGCGGCTTTGCGCAAGGCGTTGATCCGTTCCTGCGGAGCCTGTGCGGAACATCATTGCGAAAACTGCACCTGCAAACGCTGTTAA
- a CDS encoding menaquinone biosynthesis family protein, giving the protein MSTTPTGVQEIKVAHSPDSDDAFMFYGLATNKVRVPGYKFTHVLTDIETLNQRAIHDPYYDVTAISFHAYPYLQDEYALMACGGSVGEGYGPMIVAPRKYTTDEVKKLKIAVPGELTTAFLTLRLFHPEVAYEVVPFDQIIPRVVAGEFEAGLIIHEGQLTYGDNGLHKILDMGQWWREQTDGLPLPLGGNAIRRSLGAESMHIATQALRDSIQHALDHRPQALEYAMQFARDLDPNLANKFVGMYVNERTLNYGDDGREAIKKLLDMGYERGVIPHKAKVDFID; this is encoded by the coding sequence ATGAGCACCACCCCGACAGGCGTACAAGAGATCAAGGTGGCCCACAGCCCCGACTCCGACGACGCATTCATGTTCTACGGCCTTGCAACGAACAAGGTCCGCGTCCCCGGCTACAAGTTCACCCACGTTCTTACGGACATTGAAACGCTGAACCAGCGTGCCATTCACGATCCGTACTATGACGTGACCGCCATCAGCTTCCATGCCTACCCCTACCTGCAGGACGAATACGCCCTGATGGCGTGTGGCGGCTCAGTGGGCGAAGGCTACGGCCCGATGATCGTGGCTCCCCGCAAGTACACAACGGACGAAGTGAAGAAGCTGAAGATCGCTGTTCCGGGCGAACTAACGACTGCATTCCTGACGCTGCGTCTCTTCCATCCGGAAGTGGCGTATGAGGTCGTTCCGTTCGACCAGATCATTCCACGCGTGGTTGCAGGCGAGTTCGAAGCGGGCCTGATCATCCACGAAGGTCAGCTCACCTACGGCGATAACGGACTGCACAAGATTCTGGACATGGGCCAGTGGTGGCGCGAACAGACTGATGGTCTGCCGTTGCCGCTGGGTGGCAATGCTATCCGCCGCTCGCTGGGTGCGGAGTCCATGCACATTGCCACGCAGGCTTTGCGCGACTCCATTCAGCACGCGCTGGATCACCGTCCGCAAGCTCTGGAATACGCCATGCAGTTTGCGCGTGATCTGGATCCAAACCTGGCCAACAAGTTTGTGGGCATGTACGTGAACGAGCGCACCCTGAACTACGGCGACGACGGACGTGAAGCCATCAAGAAGCTGCTGGACATGGGTTATGAGCGCGGCGTGATCCCACACAAGGCAAAGGTCGATTTCATCGACTAA
- a CDS encoding biotin transporter BioY, whose amino-acid sequence MSRISLSSLRPAIAGESRSVSFALQASAVVAASLFIALCAHISVPLPFTPVPFTLQPFAVILVGMLMGPTAGFAALALYLAEGAAGMPVFTTAGLPGVARLLGPTGGYLFAYPLAAAIAGIPAALRSRRYVSFAAAGAAAMLLVYACGSAWFSVSLHVPFSVALGGAVAPFALADTIKVLAAAGMATAVARR is encoded by the coding sequence ATGTCACGTATCTCTCTGTCTTCTCTGCGTCCCGCCATCGCGGGCGAGTCGCGTTCGGTATCGTTTGCGCTGCAGGCATCGGCTGTTGTGGCCGCAAGCCTGTTCATCGCGCTTTGCGCACACATCTCTGTACCTCTGCCGTTCACGCCAGTTCCGTTCACGTTGCAGCCCTTTGCGGTGATCCTGGTGGGCATGCTGATGGGACCAACTGCAGGATTCGCCGCGCTGGCTCTGTATCTGGCTGAAGGCGCGGCAGGTATGCCGGTCTTCACCACCGCTGGTCTGCCCGGCGTGGCACGCCTGCTGGGGCCTACAGGCGGCTATCTGTTCGCATATCCGCTGGCAGCAGCAATTGCGGGTATTCCTGCTGCGCTGCGTTCGCGCCGTTACGTCAGCTTTGCTGCTGCGGGCGCTGCGGCCATGCTGCTGGTTTACGCCTGCGGCTCCGCGTGGTTCAGCGTGTCGCTGCACGTTCCCTTCTCCGTGGCGCTCGGTGGCGCTGTGGCTCCGTTTGCTCTGGCAGACACCATCAAGGTTCTTGCTGCGGCAGGCATGGCCACCGCTGTGGCTCGTCGTTAA
- a CDS encoding FtsB family cell division protein, producing MHRTASTHLLEEVETQQKTTQLRGFAATLGRICEAFYGNRRRLATGAAALLAIMVGYHVVFGKNGLTAYQNKRHDLRDLQSQSQQLEQDNGRLRSHVERLTNNPDAIEHEAREALHYARPGEVIYTLPSDQKPAAK from the coding sequence TTGCATCGCACTGCATCCACGCATCTACTGGAAGAAGTGGAAACGCAGCAAAAAACGACGCAGCTCCGCGGATTCGCAGCCACTCTAGGCCGCATCTGTGAGGCTTTCTACGGAAACCGACGCCGCCTGGCGACGGGCGCGGCGGCATTGCTGGCCATCATGGTTGGTTACCACGTCGTCTTTGGAAAGAATGGCCTTACGGCCTATCAGAATAAGCGCCACGACCTGCGTGATCTGCAGTCACAAAGTCAGCAGTTGGAGCAGGACAATGGGCGACTGCGCAGCCACGTGGAACGCCTGACGAACAATCCGGATGCCATTGAGCATGAGGCCCGCGAGGCGCTGCACTACGCGCGTCCCGGCGAAGTTATCTACACTCTGCCTTCGGATCAAAAGCCCGCTGCAAAGTAA
- a CDS encoding STAS domain-containing protein, whose translation MSIKVSTRQVDGVTILDLSGRITLGEGSVTLRDTIRDLVAKGDKNILLNLGDVSYIDSSGIGELVSAYTSVKNAGGELKLLNLTKKVQDLLQITKLYTVFDVRDDETHAVGSFTR comes from the coding sequence ATGAGCATCAAGGTAAGCACGCGCCAAGTGGACGGCGTTACGATTCTCGACTTGAGCGGCCGGATCACCCTGGGCGAAGGCTCCGTCACCCTGCGTGACACCATCCGCGATCTCGTCGCGAAGGGCGACAAGAACATCCTCCTCAACCTGGGCGATGTTTCCTACATCGACTCCTCGGGTATCGGAGAGCTGGTTTCCGCCTACACCTCGGTAAAGAACGCGGGCGGCGAGCTGAAGCTGTTGAACCTGACCAAGAAGGTGCAGGATTTGCTCCAGATCACCAAGCTGTACACCGTGTTCGACGTCCGGGACGACGAAACGCACGCCGTGGGTTCTTTCACCCGCTAA
- a CDS encoding ATP-binding protein, with the protein MPNTPTTRTTFTLPSTLDTVDRVEQEAESFANRAGFAEDDISNIAMAVREAAVNAVIHGNSYSSDKEVTASFEANDDDLVIRISDQGPGFNEEAIPDPLSPENILRGSGRGVFLMRAFMDEVHFRQLSPGTELTLIKHRIPAQDAA; encoded by the coding sequence TTGCCCAATACACCTACAACACGGACAACCTTCACCCTGCCGTCCACGCTGGATACCGTGGATCGTGTGGAGCAGGAGGCGGAATCCTTCGCCAACCGCGCCGGATTCGCGGAAGACGACATTTCCAACATCGCCATGGCCGTCCGCGAGGCAGCCGTGAACGCCGTCATCCACGGCAACAGCTACAGCAGCGACAAGGAAGTGACGGCCAGCTTTGAAGCAAATGACGATGACCTTGTCATTCGCATCAGCGACCAGGGTCCCGGCTTCAATGAGGAAGCCATACCCGATCCCCTTTCGCCGGAGAATATCCTCCGCGGCTCGGGACGCGGGGTGTTCCTTATGCGCGCCTTCATGGATGAGGTACACTTTCGCCAACTGTCCCCGGGAACTGAGCTGACACTTATTAAGCACCGAATTCCCGCGCAGGACGCAGCCTGA
- a CDS encoding magnesium transporter MgtE N-terminal domain-containing protein, with product MNEQLVRRTSLSSLLGYPVRAHDGSVLGRIAELVVATEDSGTHISTLLLTASGRLRNGQVYSVPLTALRFSHTGELHIRQDADQPQAVEIPHSSVLLERDLLDQQIIDVHGHKVVRVNDVDLVWETHDELHRLRIAEVEVGMRGAVRRLLRGLPLNAVDAMAHRFQPRVIPWEFVDLIDRDPARRVRLKIEGDRLSTMHPSDIADILEELAPAEREAVFGSLNEEIAAEALEEVDPKLQRSLLEGMESSRVADIVEEMDPGAAADLLAELPEERSEEILLEMEPEERAEVEELLEFPEDWAAGRMTTEYVAVPEDADVHQAIEALRSFEGDLDAVNEVFLLDSDGRLKGAVTLSKLALSNGETKLIDVKEAHLHTCSIDAGSRAIAEQFDKYNLRSLAVLDHDRQLAGVIYPEHVIALLRAGH from the coding sequence ATGAACGAACAGCTGGTTCGCCGCACGAGTCTCTCCTCGCTGCTGGGGTATCCCGTACGGGCGCATGACGGAAGCGTCCTCGGGCGTATTGCCGAGCTCGTCGTAGCGACCGAGGACTCCGGAACGCACATCAGCACACTGCTCCTGACGGCTTCTGGCCGGTTGCGTAATGGCCAGGTCTATTCCGTTCCTCTCACCGCGTTGCGTTTCAGCCATACCGGCGAGCTTCACATCAGGCAGGATGCAGATCAGCCGCAGGCCGTGGAGATTCCGCATAGCTCCGTGTTGTTAGAGCGCGACCTGCTCGACCAGCAAATTATTGACGTACATGGCCATAAAGTGGTGCGTGTCAACGACGTCGACCTCGTATGGGAGACGCACGATGAACTCCACCGCCTGCGCATTGCAGAGGTGGAAGTGGGCATGCGTGGCGCGGTTCGCCGCCTGCTCCGTGGCCTGCCATTGAATGCGGTGGATGCGATGGCGCATCGCTTTCAGCCCCGCGTCATTCCATGGGAGTTCGTCGATCTCATTGACCGCGATCCTGCTCGCCGCGTGCGTTTGAAGATTGAAGGCGACCGCCTCTCGACCATGCATCCGTCAGACATCGCGGACATCCTCGAAGAGCTCGCACCCGCAGAGCGCGAGGCAGTGTTCGGCTCGTTGAATGAAGAGATCGCAGCCGAAGCACTGGAAGAGGTCGATCCAAAGCTGCAACGTTCACTGCTGGAGGGCATGGAGTCCAGCCGCGTTGCGGACATCGTAGAAGAGATGGATCCCGGTGCCGCAGCAGATCTTCTTGCAGAGCTGCCAGAGGAGCGTTCCGAAGAAATTCTTCTTGAGATGGAACCGGAAGAGCGCGCCGAGGTCGAAGAGCTGCTGGAGTTCCCGGAAGATTGGGCCGCAGGCCGTATGACCACGGAGTATGTGGCCGTTCCCGAAGATGCGGATGTGCACCAGGCAATCGAAGCATTGCGCAGTTTCGAGGGCGATCTGGATGCAGTGAACGAAGTCTTCCTTCTGGACAGTGATGGTCGATTGAAGGGCGCTGTGACGTTGTCGAAACTTGCACTCTCCAACGGCGAAACGAAGCTGATCGATGTGAAGGAAGCACACTTGCACACATGTTCCATTGATGCTGGAAGCCGCGCTATTGCTGAGCAATTCGATAAATACAACCTGCGTTCGCTTGCCGTGTTGGATCACGACCGTCAGCTCGCAGGTGTTATCTATCCGGAACACGTGATTGCTCTGCTAAGGGCGGGGCACTAA
- a CDS encoding CgeB family protein, which produces MRILYAGQITSFDSAWYRILALRREGHEVFELNTLDYRQQNPLLQKIEFRLVWGPEVERLNRDILSMAETLKPDVVWADKVLFMKPSTLEHLRKKGIVTVSYMIDNFFGPRRDPGWRLYAKTIPYYDLHCTQRDVNVTDYKNAGARDVIKIQTAYEPTIHFAPPEGWSDRERDRDVSFVGTPYDQRPEFLTRLANEGGFDVAVNGGLVWKPALERVGGVALYRGNGELRNDDYREAIWRSRINLSFLTHSNQDEFVHKSFEITACGGFLLAERSAGHAARFVEDEEAVFFTGLEECIEKARKYLHDEPARTRIAHAGWQRALKSGYDNDTQVRHIVERLEPLVREMQGAA; this is translated from the coding sequence ATGAGGATTCTTTACGCCGGGCAGATTACTTCCTTTGATTCCGCGTGGTATCGCATTCTTGCGTTGCGCCGAGAAGGCCATGAAGTTTTCGAACTGAACACCCTGGATTACCGTCAGCAAAATCCTTTGCTGCAGAAGATTGAATTTCGACTCGTCTGGGGACCAGAAGTTGAGCGCCTGAATCGCGACATCCTGTCGATGGCAGAAACCTTGAAGCCAGACGTGGTGTGGGCAGACAAGGTGCTTTTCATGAAGCCCTCCACGCTGGAGCATTTGCGTAAGAAGGGCATCGTCACTGTCTCGTACATGATTGACAACTTCTTCGGCCCGCGCCGCGACCCGGGTTGGAGGCTGTACGCCAAGACCATCCCGTACTACGACCTGCACTGCACGCAACGCGACGTGAATGTGACGGATTACAAGAACGCCGGCGCACGCGACGTCATCAAAATCCAAACAGCCTATGAGCCAACCATCCACTTCGCACCGCCGGAGGGCTGGAGCGATCGTGAACGCGACCGTGATGTTTCATTCGTGGGTACACCGTACGATCAGCGCCCAGAGTTTCTTACACGACTGGCAAACGAAGGTGGCTTTGACGTCGCGGTGAATGGCGGGTTGGTGTGGAAGCCAGCACTGGAACGTGTGGGCGGTGTTGCGTTGTATCGCGGTAACGGCGAACTGCGGAACGACGACTATCGCGAAGCGATCTGGCGTTCGCGTATCAATCTGTCATTCCTCACGCATTCCAATCAGGATGAGTTCGTTCACAAGAGTTTTGAGATTACAGCGTGTGGAGGATTCCTACTGGCCGAGCGTTCTGCCGGACACGCAGCGCGATTTGTGGAAGACGAAGAAGCTGTGTTCTTCACTGGGTTGGAAGAGTGCATTGAAAAGGCACGGAAGTATCTGCATGACGAACCGGCGCGTACACGTATTGCACATGCGGGCTGGCAACGCGCTCTGAAGTCCGGCTATGACAACGACACGCAGGTGCGCCACATTGTGGAACGGCTGGAACCATTAGTGAGAGAGATGCAGGGAGCGGCATGA
- a CDS encoding GMC oxidoreductase, with translation MTFDLEKQPFTNEASYDVCVIGAGAVGIVLTVRLLRAGKRVLLVESGGTVFEDASQQLYRTDVTAQAHTGVHVGRFRTWGGTTTRWGGQILPLEPIDFAHRDWVPHSGWDVSREELMPFYAEAIQYEGLGAIGEDAAVWKALGMSKPQLGPDLQPYFTRWLKQPNFTKVHGAEMASSPNLTVLVHANLVDLERAEDGAHIRAAILRSLNGTTARVTANEFVLATGAIETSRLLLHLEEQHGSVWNPNGLVGRGFQDHVDCDVVDVEPLNRNRFFEAFTNVLLNGYKFHPKFRLTARAQEQHRILNVAATMAFHDDTEERGAAVKAIGKRLLYRQWKDVDSTQVSALMQNLPLLFRQTWAYAMRHRVYVAPDARITMRVHCEQQPDTESRITLTEDRDALGMRRTSLRWVISKLELDTMRTFLQLTGDELAKQGIARLKPRIDLTSDEAMRAHCDDGLHHIGGTRMSADPAKGVVDTNLCMWGTKNLRLCSAGVFPTGGYSNPTHTALALALRLGATLA, from the coding sequence ATGACGTTCGATCTGGAGAAGCAGCCATTCACCAACGAAGCTTCCTATGATGTTTGCGTCATAGGTGCTGGCGCGGTGGGCATTGTGCTTACCGTGCGATTACTGCGTGCCGGGAAGCGTGTGCTGCTGGTGGAAAGCGGCGGAACTGTCTTCGAAGACGCTTCGCAGCAACTCTATCGCACAGACGTAACGGCGCAAGCGCACACAGGTGTTCACGTCGGACGCTTCCGTACATGGGGTGGCACCACCACGCGATGGGGCGGTCAGATTCTGCCGTTGGAGCCCATTGATTTTGCACATCGGGACTGGGTTCCGCATAGTGGCTGGGACGTGTCACGCGAAGAGCTGATGCCGTTTTATGCGGAAGCGATTCAGTACGAAGGCCTGGGTGCTATCGGCGAAGACGCCGCGGTTTGGAAGGCTCTGGGCATGTCTAAACCTCAGCTTGGACCGGATCTTCAACCGTATTTCACGCGTTGGCTCAAGCAACCAAACTTCACGAAAGTCCACGGCGCGGAGATGGCGTCTTCGCCCAATCTCACTGTGCTGGTACACGCAAATCTGGTGGATCTGGAGCGCGCGGAAGATGGTGCACACATCCGCGCCGCAATCCTTCGCAGCCTGAATGGCACCACCGCGCGTGTAACTGCAAACGAGTTCGTACTGGCCACCGGAGCCATTGAAACCTCGCGCTTGCTTCTTCATCTGGAAGAGCAGCATGGATCTGTGTGGAACCCGAATGGCCTTGTCGGGCGCGGCTTTCAGGATCATGTGGACTGCGACGTAGTGGATGTGGAACCGCTGAATCGCAATCGCTTTTTCGAAGCGTTCACCAACGTGCTTCTCAATGGCTACAAGTTTCACCCGAAGTTTCGCCTGACAGCGCGCGCGCAGGAGCAGCACAGAATTCTAAATGTCGCGGCGACCATGGCCTTTCACGACGACACAGAAGAGCGTGGCGCGGCAGTGAAAGCCATCGGCAAGCGCCTGCTCTATCGCCAGTGGAAAGACGTAGACAGCACGCAGGTTTCCGCGTTGATGCAGAATCTGCCGCTGTTGTTCCGGCAGACGTGGGCTTATGCAATGCGTCATCGCGTGTACGTGGCTCCGGATGCGCGCATCACCATGCGTGTGCACTGCGAACAACAGCCCGATACTGAGAGTCGCATCACGCTCACGGAGGATCGTGACGCGCTGGGCATGCGCCGCACCAGCCTGCGCTGGGTTATTTCAAAGTTGGAACTGGACACCATGCGGACCTTCCTACAACTGACCGGTGACGAACTGGCGAAGCAGGGGATTGCGCGCTTGAAGCCGCGCATTGATCTCACATCGGACGAAGCGATGCGTGCGCACTGCGACGATGGTCTGCATCACATTGGTGGCACGCGCATGTCCGCGGACCCTGCGAAGGGCGTAGTCGATACCAACCTGTGCATGTGGGGAACCAAGAATTTGCGACTATGCAGCGCCGGCGTCTTCCCAACCGGCGGCTATTCCAACCCTACCCATACAGCCCTGGCACTGGCGTTACGCCTGGGTGCAACGTTGGCATAG
- a CDS encoding aldo/keto reductase yields MVDTIQLADTGRRTTRLGFGGSSLMGSMDRRQSLRTLEWAFDAGIRHFDVAPMYGYGEAEACLGEFLSRHPGEVTVATKFGIPPAKHPGMIGTARRLVTPLVKAIPGLKKRAQRVAKSVAGPREPRDLSPQKAAASLEKSLRDLRVERIDLFLLHDATAEEVHSAALLEFLQTAKTAGKIGAFGIGTDRAHVEAIQNESPGYAQVIQCEWSVFDPTRSDAAFRIHHRSLGDNFRCLQQWLSVSPLRMKEWSTEVNQDLSDGGILSELMMRAALQMNPSGLLLFSSKNQKHISENAAFAAPSPRDKAARKLYEKVQQATDSIHAECDA; encoded by the coding sequence ATGGTCGATACGATTCAACTCGCGGACACCGGAAGACGCACAACGCGGCTTGGCTTCGGTGGGTCCAGCCTGATGGGCAGCATGGATCGTCGGCAGTCGCTGCGCACCTTGGAGTGGGCTTTTGACGCGGGTATTCGTCATTTTGATGTTGCGCCAATGTACGGCTATGGCGAAGCCGAGGCGTGTCTCGGCGAGTTCCTTTCGCGGCATCCGGGCGAGGTCACTGTCGCGACAAAGTTTGGTATACCTCCCGCCAAGCATCCCGGCATGATCGGCACCGCACGCCGACTTGTAACTCCGTTGGTCAAGGCGATTCCTGGATTGAAGAAGCGCGCGCAGCGCGTGGCAAAAAGCGTTGCCGGTCCGCGCGAACCGCGTGACCTATCGCCGCAGAAAGCCGCTGCATCGCTTGAGAAGAGTTTGCGCGATCTTCGTGTGGAACGCATTGATCTGTTCCTGTTGCATGACGCAACAGCAGAAGAAGTACACAGTGCGGCGTTGCTGGAGTTTCTGCAAACGGCCAAGACTGCAGGCAAGATTGGAGCATTCGGCATCGGCACGGATCGCGCGCACGTCGAGGCCATCCAGAATGAAAGCCCCGGTTATGCGCAGGTAATCCAGTGTGAGTGGTCTGTCTTTGATCCGACTCGTTCAGACGCTGCTTTCCGCATCCACCATCGTTCGCTTGGTGACAACTTTCGATGTCTGCAGCAGTGGTTGTCCGTATCGCCACTTCGGATGAAGGAATGGTCTACAGAAGTGAATCAGGATCTATCGGACGGAGGCATTCTCAGCGAATTGATGATGCGCGCCGCTTTGCAAATGAATCCCTCCGGCTTGCTGCTGTTCTCGTCGAAGAATCAGAAACACATCTCGGAGAACGCGGCGTTTGCTGCGCCCTCGCCAAGAGATAAAGCGGCCCGCAAGCTTTACGAGAAGGTGCAGCAAGCTACTGATTCTATCCACGCGGAGTGTGACGCGTGA